In the genome of Nocardia sp. NBC_00416, one region contains:
- a CDS encoding ABC transporter substrate-binding protein, translating to MKTVRMSRGRTRAVFVALAGVLTLALAGCGGSSDGSSGEGVTIAHAYGETVIEGTPTKIVALGNQWLDTVQSFGIVPAGYIDNVATFARKSPAWEPESLQQAEALNTGGDIAEAVAAVEPDLILADPFIADRGMYEKLSKIAPTLPALSDKAGAPWTDQVTALGKALGREGDADKIIADVWAKVDAVGTANPGLKGKTFLSTWLAGPTQLMVLNDPADGSGALFNRLGMTIPQHIQELPGSSGRVSLSPERVGELTSDLLIAGYSVNQDAAYRQLPGYADLPAVRKNSVVFLDNADIGAINQPTPLSLPYIVDKLGPVLANAAK from the coding sequence ATGAAGACGGTGCGAATGTCCCGCGGTCGGACACGAGCTGTGTTCGTCGCACTCGCCGGGGTGCTCACCCTGGCACTGGCCGGCTGCGGCGGGTCGAGCGACGGGTCCTCCGGCGAGGGTGTCACCATCGCCCACGCGTACGGCGAGACGGTGATCGAGGGCACCCCGACCAAGATCGTCGCGCTGGGCAACCAGTGGCTCGACACCGTGCAGTCCTTCGGTATCGTCCCGGCCGGCTATATCGACAATGTCGCGACTTTCGCGCGCAAGTCCCCGGCCTGGGAGCCGGAGTCGTTGCAGCAGGCCGAGGCCCTGAACACCGGCGGCGATATCGCCGAGGCGGTCGCGGCGGTGGAGCCCGATCTCATCCTGGCCGATCCGTTCATCGCCGACCGGGGCATGTACGAGAAGCTGTCCAAGATCGCGCCCACCCTGCCCGCGCTCTCCGACAAAGCGGGCGCCCCCTGGACCGACCAGGTGACCGCGCTGGGCAAGGCGCTCGGCCGGGAAGGCGACGCCGACAAGATCATCGCGGACGTCTGGGCCAAGGTCGACGCCGTCGGCACGGCGAACCCCGGCCTGAAGGGCAAGACCTTCCTGAGCACCTGGCTGGCCGGCCCCACTCAGCTCATGGTGCTCAACGATCCCGCGGACGGTTCGGGCGCGCTGTTCAACCGGCTGGGAATGACCATTCCGCAGCACATCCAGGAGCTGCCCGGGTCCAGCGGACGGGTCTCGCTGTCGCCCGAACGGGTCGGCGAACTGACCTCCGATCTGTTGATCGCCGGATACTCGGTGAACCAGGACGCGGCATACCGGCAGCTGCCGGGTTACGCCGATCTGCCCGCGGTCCGCAAGAACTCGGTGGTGTTCCTGGACAACGCCGATATCGGCGCCATCAACCAGCCGACTCCGCTGTCACTGCCCTACATCGTCGACAAACTCGGGCCCGTGCTGGCCAACGCGGCGAAATAG
- the rplN gene encoding 50S ribosomal protein L14 — protein sequence MIQQESRLRVADNTGAKEILCIRVLGGSSRRYAGIGDVIVATVKEAIPGGNVKRGDVVKAVVVRTTKERRRPDGSYIRFDENAAVLIKPDNDPRGTRIFGPVGRELRDKKFMKIVSLAPEVL from the coding sequence GTGATTCAGCAGGAGTCGCGGCTGCGCGTCGCCGACAACACGGGTGCCAAGGAGATTCTCTGCATCCGCGTTCTCGGTGGTTCGTCGCGCCGCTATGCCGGTATCGGCGATGTCATCGTCGCCACTGTGAAAGAAGCCATCCCGGGCGGCAACGTCAAACGGGGTGACGTCGTGAAGGCCGTCGTGGTGCGCACCACCAAGGAACGGCGCCGTCCGGATGGTTCCTACATCCGTTTCGACGAGAACGCCGCCGTGCTCATCAAGCCGGACAACGATCCGCGCGGCACCCGCATCTTCGGCCCGGTCGGGCGCGAGCTGCGCGACAAGAAGTTCATGAAGATCGTTTCGCTGGCCCCGGAGGTGCTCTGA
- a CDS encoding M13 family metallopeptidase → MLDRRGFLVALGLAPAAAWLASCADAESKKLITVDMSGSDPAIRPQDDLYRYVNGKWLREYQLPPDKTSYGAFSEAGERTQQQLREIIEGISDPEDGSEAQQIRDLYDARMNLDEIEQLGLTPLDSMFAEIDDAKDKPALAEVMGRLPIGGLIGIGVSIDQKDSTAYIPSIGQSGIGLDEQYYRDPQFAEELAGYRTYLERLAKGADLPDPAGIAGRQLALETRIAAAHWDNVRNRDAEATYNVFDWDKATALAPEYDWAPWLRGITDRPRDLFTKVVVNQPSFVTEAGKIWAATDIAIWRDYLKLAVLTAYANVLPKEISDANFDFNGRLMSGLKQRPELWKSAVGSVDGNLSEQLGKLYVDKHFPPEAKERVQAMVDDLRAAYRENFAASSWMSPETRKASIEKLDKIGLKLGYPDKWVDYSTLKVTRGKIIESLRAINDFEVKRSFDRLGKPVDKTEWSASPQTVNAYYSATGNEIVFPAAFLQPPFFDKDAEIAVNYGGVGAVIGHEIGHGFDDQGSKFDGDGNQRDWWTPADRAAFDAKSQQLIDQYNALVPEGLAPEQHVNGALTVGENLADLRGLQIALAAYRIAEQRGGVTNPDYQTMFRSYSRIWRSKMTPEVTERLLAGDTHAPDEFRVNQVVRNIAEFYRTFGVAENDALFLPEDQRVGL, encoded by the coding sequence GTGCTCGATCGCCGTGGATTCCTGGTCGCCCTGGGGCTGGCGCCCGCCGCCGCATGGCTGGCCTCGTGCGCCGACGCGGAGTCGAAAAAGCTGATCACGGTCGATATGAGCGGTTCCGATCCGGCGATCCGGCCACAGGACGATCTGTACCGGTACGTCAACGGGAAATGGCTGCGTGAATACCAGCTGCCACCGGACAAGACCTCCTACGGCGCGTTCAGCGAGGCCGGCGAACGGACCCAGCAGCAGTTGCGGGAGATCATCGAGGGCATCAGCGACCCGGAGGACGGGTCCGAGGCCCAGCAGATCCGCGACCTCTACGACGCCCGGATGAACCTGGACGAGATCGAACAGCTCGGCCTGACCCCGCTCGATTCGATGTTCGCCGAGATCGACGACGCCAAGGACAAGCCCGCGCTCGCCGAGGTGATGGGCCGGCTGCCGATCGGCGGACTGATCGGCATCGGGGTGAGTATCGATCAGAAGGACTCCACGGCCTACATCCCTTCGATAGGGCAGTCCGGAATCGGTCTGGACGAGCAGTACTACCGCGATCCGCAGTTCGCCGAGGAACTCGCCGGCTACCGCACCTACCTGGAACGGCTGGCCAAGGGCGCGGATCTGCCCGACCCGGCCGGTATCGCGGGGCGGCAGCTGGCGCTGGAGACCCGGATCGCCGCCGCGCACTGGGACAACGTGCGCAACCGCGACGCCGAGGCCACCTATAACGTGTTCGACTGGGACAAGGCCACCGCGCTGGCACCGGAATACGACTGGGCCCCCTGGCTGCGCGGTATCACCGACCGGCCCCGGGACCTGTTCACGAAGGTCGTGGTGAACCAGCCGTCGTTCGTCACCGAGGCGGGCAAGATCTGGGCCGCGACCGATATCGCGATCTGGCGGGACTATCTGAAGCTGGCGGTGCTCACGGCGTATGCCAACGTCTTGCCCAAGGAGATCTCCGACGCCAATTTCGATTTCAACGGCCGGCTCATGTCCGGGCTGAAGCAGCGGCCGGAGCTGTGGAAATCGGCCGTCGGTTCGGTGGACGGCAATCTGAGCGAACAGCTGGGCAAGCTGTACGTGGACAAGCATTTCCCGCCCGAGGCCAAGGAACGGGTCCAGGCGATGGTCGACGATCTGCGAGCCGCCTACCGGGAGAACTTCGCCGCTTCGAGCTGGATGTCGCCCGAGACCCGGAAAGCCTCGATCGAGAAACTGGACAAGATCGGCCTCAAACTCGGCTACCCGGACAAGTGGGTGGACTACTCCACCCTGAAGGTGACCCGCGGCAAGATCATCGAATCACTGCGTGCCATCAACGATTTCGAGGTGAAGCGATCGTTCGACCGGCTGGGGAAGCCGGTGGACAAGACCGAGTGGAGCGCCTCACCGCAGACGGTGAACGCCTACTACTCCGCCACCGGCAACGAGATCGTCTTCCCGGCCGCGTTCCTGCAGCCGCCGTTCTTCGACAAGGACGCCGAGATCGCGGTCAACTACGGCGGGGTCGGTGCGGTGATCGGACACGAGATCGGGCACGGGTTCGACGACCAGGGCTCGAAATTCGACGGCGACGGCAACCAGCGCGACTGGTGGACCCCCGCCGACCGCGCCGCCTTCGACGCCAAATCCCAGCAGCTCATCGACCAGTACAACGCGCTGGTCCCCGAGGGGCTGGCCCCGGAGCAGCATGTGAACGGCGCCCTCACCGTCGGCGAGAACCTCGCCGACCTGCGCGGATTGCAGATCGCCCTGGCCGCCTACCGGATCGCCGAGCAGCGAGGCGGTGTCACGAATCCCGACTACCAGACCATGTTCCGGTCCTATTCGCGGATCTGGCGTTCCAAGATGACGCCGGAGGTCACCGAGCGGCTGCTGGCCGGTGACACCCATGCTCCCGACGAGTTCCGGGTGAACCAGGTGGTGCGCAATATCGCCGAGTTCTACCGGACCTTCGGCGTGGCCGAGAACGACGCGCTCTTCCTTCCGGAGGACCAACGCGTCGGGTTGTGA
- the rplE gene encoding 50S ribosomal protein L5: protein MTTTEKVQPRLKQRYREEIKDALNTEFNYPNVMQIPGVVKVVVNMGVGDAARDAKLINGAVEDLALITGQKPQIRKATKSIAQFKLREGMPIGAKVTLRGDRMWEFLDRLVSIALPRIRDFRGLSPKQFDGNGNYTFGLSEQSMFHEIDVDKIDRPRGMDITVVTTATNNDEGRALLKHLGFPFKEN, encoded by the coding sequence ATGACCACCACCGAGAAAGTGCAGCCTCGGCTGAAGCAGCGCTACCGCGAGGAAATCAAGGACGCGCTGAACACCGAGTTCAACTACCCGAACGTCATGCAGATCCCCGGCGTGGTCAAGGTCGTGGTGAACATGGGTGTCGGCGACGCCGCCCGGGACGCGAAGCTGATCAACGGTGCGGTCGAGGACCTGGCCCTGATCACCGGTCAGAAGCCGCAGATCCGCAAGGCCACCAAATCCATCGCGCAGTTCAAACTGCGTGAGGGCATGCCGATCGGCGCCAAGGTCACCCTGCGTGGCGACCGGATGTGGGAGTTCCTGGACCGGCTGGTTTCGATCGCCCTGCCCCGTATCCGTGACTTCCGCGGTCTGTCGCCCAAGCAGTTCGACGGCAACGGCAACTACACGTTCGGTCTGAGCGAGCAGTCGATGTTCCACGAGATCGATGTGGACAAGATCGACCGCCCGCGCGGTATGGACATCACGGTTGTCACCACCGCGACCAACAACGATGAAGGCCGTGCCCTGCTCAAGCACCTCGGCTTCCCGTTCAAGGAGAACTGA
- a CDS encoding non-ribosomal peptide synthetase, which yields MADDILERRKRLLQQRLEEQAITAAEPVAPARRGEDPGPLSDAQRRMWFVQRLDPEDTTLNICVAYRLGGDLDAGRLRSALATVVARHEILRTTYHVDDAGEPYQVSRADHELSWQEHDLTGLPEAGRQRRVEVLARREFARPFDLTQDSPLRASLARTGENDHVLILTVHHIGWDDDSWPVFFAEVNAAYRGAALSELKFQYVDVDAVRPRNAETEAADLDYWRGVLTPLPGRLELPGRAASAVYSRDARTRSRALPDDLMGRVTAVGRPCSATPFMVLLAGFQALVRRYTAAADFLISVPVTNRSGRGADALLGYFGNAVMIRAAADRDATFATLLESTVAACTGAFAHQGAGVDQVVHAVGPDRVAGRDGLAQLVQLSFGMRGTVNGFDLPGVESVELPLASAVAQEELGLMVVADDSGTRVEATYLVDRLEERTVDQLLDHYIQLLDSALASPDRRLSELDILGADRAAVLEVSHGPLAETVPTTLVTQLQARVAATPGSPAVVSDEIELSYAELNARANRLAHWLIGSGVGPEDIVALSLATSVDFVIAAWAILKSGAAYLPIDPGYPAERIEYLLDDARPRLLFTESAYAAAVAAAAQLPDTDPADSDRVAPLHPANIAYVIYTSGSTGRPKGVPVPHAAIADHLASFAAEWELTPADRVLQSTSVSFDASLMDIFVTQYVGACVVIPKPNAYRDIPYVADLVSRQGVSVLHMVPSMLATFLMLPEINNWTTLRHLPVGGEALPGEVADRFTARFEARLRNHYGPTEAVVCSTHMPVEGPQGTGIVPIGAPNQNVHLYLLDDALQLVPDGVVGEIYLGGDQLARGYLNRSGLSAERFVADPFRSGQRLYRTGDLGRRGIDGMIEFIGRTDEQVKVRGHRIELGEVEAAINNHPDVAHSVVVVTDHPSLGQFLAAYPVPVPGAELDLDALRERVTARLPEYMVPAAFTVIDRIPLTTHGKLDRRALPEPELALEREFREPRTPTERRIAELYGRLFDRPRIGADDSFFELGGHSLLAARLISMIRAEFGLEIDMRVPFDTPTVGGLAAHIVAEFQREFGIDIDDMAEFDETGSESDSPAPDTAASRSVVRPALVRREHPDHIPLNYSQRMYWLQRRMEGAIDGENVTYPVRFDGPVDVEALRAAVADVAARHDSLRTTFPEHEGTPYQHIAPPAPVPMPVVDLRGGAEDPAERLEHELARDAAYIFDLRTEIQLRVRLLVLDDTTSVLSILMHHIIADRQSCDIFVDDLTRAYRARLAGKAPDWPELGIQFADFAIWQREVFDRAPGQGAVSAYGQELLDYWCATLKGIPDEIAIAHDRPRPAVLARNGVSATRVVPATTWQAARQYAEGAGVTDFMLCQAMSAVTLHALGAGDDLPIGAAVANRLDEQTDQMIGLFANMVVLRNDLSGDPTPRAVLARVRDAALDAITRQGVPFERLVETINPPRTLSRNPLFQVVMHFRNRPQAVDFTADGTTTMTGIAKHYEVSFMDIHFDYTVESNGDLTTRVVVNTDLYEPATGAVFADALAGVVEAFATAPDRSVADLRVVPEDWDTGQVVIRHGVPVAPVAAVGGTGATLLTDTERTIATLLAELLEIDEVGREDGFFALGGDSVIAIQLSARAGEAGLPLAPQLLFEYFTIADLAAAVDEIVANPPEPEEESGAGAEQQHLAPMAASGLDADALKNLQSAWSARN from the coding sequence ATGGCAGACGATATTCTCGAGCGCCGCAAACGCCTACTGCAGCAGCGGCTCGAGGAACAGGCGATAACGGCCGCCGAGCCGGTGGCTCCGGCCCGGCGCGGCGAGGACCCCGGCCCGCTGTCGGATGCGCAGCGCCGGATGTGGTTCGTCCAGCGGCTCGATCCAGAGGACACCACCCTCAACATCTGTGTCGCCTACCGGCTCGGCGGCGACCTGGATGCCGGGCGGCTGCGTTCGGCCTTGGCCACGGTGGTCGCCCGGCACGAGATCCTGCGCACCACCTACCACGTCGACGACGCGGGCGAGCCGTATCAGGTCTCCCGGGCCGATCACGAATTATCCTGGCAGGAACACGATCTCACCGGACTTCCCGAGGCGGGGCGGCAGCGCCGGGTGGAGGTGCTCGCCCGCCGGGAGTTCGCCCGGCCCTTCGATCTGACTCAGGATTCGCCGCTGCGGGCGAGCCTGGCGCGCACGGGCGAGAACGACCATGTGCTGATTTTGACCGTGCACCACATCGGGTGGGACGACGATTCCTGGCCGGTCTTCTTCGCCGAGGTCAATGCGGCCTATCGGGGCGCGGCGCTGTCGGAGTTGAAATTCCAGTACGTCGACGTCGACGCGGTCCGTCCGCGCAACGCCGAGACCGAGGCCGCCGACCTCGACTACTGGCGTGGTGTGCTCACCCCGTTGCCCGGCCGTCTCGAACTTCCGGGCCGCGCCGCGTCCGCGGTATACAGCCGCGACGCCCGGACGCGGTCGCGGGCGCTGCCCGACGACCTCATGGGCCGTGTCACCGCCGTGGGCCGACCGTGCTCGGCGACCCCGTTCATGGTGCTGCTGGCCGGTTTCCAGGCACTGGTCCGGCGCTACACCGCGGCCGCCGACTTCCTGATCTCGGTACCGGTGACCAATCGGTCCGGCCGCGGTGCCGACGCGCTGCTCGGATACTTCGGCAACGCGGTGATGATCCGAGCCGCCGCCGACCGCGACGCGACCTTCGCGACCCTCCTCGAATCCACGGTTGCGGCCTGTACCGGAGCGTTCGCGCATCAGGGCGCCGGTGTCGATCAGGTGGTGCACGCGGTCGGCCCGGATCGGGTGGCCGGTCGCGACGGTCTGGCGCAACTGGTCCAGCTCAGCTTCGGCATGCGCGGCACCGTCAACGGTTTCGACCTGCCCGGGGTGGAGTCCGTGGAACTCCCGCTCGCCAGTGCGGTGGCGCAGGAAGAGCTGGGGCTGATGGTGGTCGCCGACGACTCGGGCACCCGGGTCGAGGCGACCTACCTGGTCGACCGGCTGGAGGAGCGCACCGTCGACCAACTGCTCGACCACTACATCCAGCTCCTCGACAGCGCACTGGCGAGCCCCGATCGCCGCCTTTCCGAACTCGATATCCTGGGCGCGGATCGCGCCGCGGTCCTCGAGGTTTCGCACGGGCCGCTCGCCGAGACCGTGCCCACCACGCTCGTCACGCAACTGCAGGCGCGGGTCGCCGCGACACCCGGCAGTCCCGCGGTGGTGTCCGACGAGATCGAACTCAGCTATGCCGAGCTCAACGCGCGGGCCAACCGGCTGGCGCACTGGCTGATCGGCAGCGGCGTCGGGCCGGAGGACATCGTCGCGCTGAGCCTGGCCACATCGGTGGACTTCGTGATCGCGGCCTGGGCGATCCTCAAATCCGGGGCGGCCTATCTGCCCATCGACCCGGGCTATCCCGCCGAGCGGATCGAGTATCTGCTCGACGACGCCCGGCCGCGGCTGCTGTTCACCGAGAGCGCCTATGCCGCCGCCGTCGCGGCCGCCGCGCAACTGCCGGATACGGATCCGGCCGACAGCGACCGGGTCGCCCCGCTGCATCCCGCGAATATCGCCTACGTCATCTACACGTCCGGTTCCACCGGGCGTCCGAAGGGCGTACCGGTTCCGCACGCGGCGATCGCCGATCATCTGGCGAGTTTCGCCGCCGAATGGGAGCTCACCCCCGCGGACCGGGTACTGCAGTCCACCTCGGTCAGCTTCGACGCCTCCCTGATGGACATCTTCGTGACGCAATACGTCGGCGCGTGCGTGGTGATCCCGAAACCCAACGCCTACCGCGATATTCCCTATGTCGCGGATCTGGTGAGCCGGCAGGGCGTCTCGGTGCTGCACATGGTTCCGTCGATGCTGGCCACCTTCCTGATGCTCCCCGAGATCAACAACTGGACCACGTTGCGGCATCTGCCGGTGGGCGGTGAGGCCTTGCCGGGCGAGGTGGCGGATCGGTTCACCGCCCGGTTCGAAGCGCGTCTGCGCAACCACTACGGGCCGACCGAGGCGGTGGTGTGCTCCACCCATATGCCGGTCGAGGGCCCGCAGGGCACCGGGATCGTCCCCATCGGCGCCCCGAATCAGAACGTCCACCTCTACCTGCTCGACGACGCCCTGCAACTCGTGCCCGACGGCGTGGTCGGTGAGATCTATCTGGGCGGTGATCAGCTGGCCCGCGGCTACCTGAACCGGTCCGGTCTCAGCGCCGAGCGTTTCGTCGCCGATCCGTTCCGGTCCGGGCAGCGGCTCTACCGCACGGGCGATCTGGGCCGGCGCGGTATCGACGGCATGATCGAATTCATCGGCCGCACCGATGAACAGGTCAAGGTTCGCGGTCACCGGATCGAGCTGGGCGAGGTCGAAGCCGCGATCAACAACCATCCCGATGTCGCGCATTCGGTGGTGGTGGTCACCGACCATCCGTCGCTGGGTCAGTTCCTGGCCGCCTATCCGGTGCCCGTGCCCGGCGCGGAACTGGACCTGGACGCACTGCGTGAAAGGGTCACCGCCCGGCTGCCCGAATACATGGTGCCCGCGGCGTTCACGGTGATCGACCGGATTCCGCTGACCACCCACGGCAAACTCGACCGCCGGGCGCTGCCCGAACCGGAACTCGCCCTGGAACGGGAGTTCCGGGAGCCGCGCACCCCCACCGAGCGCCGCATCGCCGAACTGTACGGCCGGTTGTTCGACCGGCCGCGGATCGGCGCCGATGATTCGTTCTTCGAACTCGGCGGTCATTCGCTGCTCGCGGCGCGGCTCATCTCGATGATCCGGGCGGAGTTCGGCCTCGAGATCGATATGCGGGTGCCGTTCGACACTCCGACCGTCGGTGGTCTGGCCGCGCATATCGTCGCGGAGTTCCAGCGCGAATTCGGAATCGATATCGACGATATGGCCGAATTCGACGAGACCGGGTCCGAATCGGACTCCCCGGCGCCGGATACCGCCGCGTCCAGATCCGTGGTGCGGCCCGCCCTGGTACGCCGGGAACATCCCGACCACATTCCGCTCAACTATTCGCAGCGAATGTACTGGCTGCAGCGCCGGATGGAAGGCGCGATCGACGGCGAGAACGTCACCTACCCGGTGCGTTTCGACGGACCCGTGGACGTGGAAGCGCTGCGGGCCGCGGTCGCCGATGTGGCCGCCCGGCACGATTCGCTGCGCACGACCTTTCCTGAGCACGAGGGCACCCCGTATCAGCACATCGCCCCGCCGGCTCCGGTGCCGATGCCGGTCGTGGATCTGCGCGGGGGAGCCGAGGATCCCGCCGAGCGGCTGGAACACGAACTGGCGCGGGATGCCGCCTACATCTTCGATCTGCGGACCGAGATCCAGTTGCGGGTGCGGCTGCTGGTGCTCGACGACACCACCAGTGTGCTGTCGATCCTGATGCATCACATCATCGCCGACCGGCAATCCTGCGATATCTTCGTCGACGATCTCACCCGGGCCTATCGGGCGCGGTTGGCCGGGAAGGCGCCGGACTGGCCGGAACTGGGCATCCAGTTCGCCGATTTCGCCATCTGGCAGCGCGAGGTCTTCGATCGGGCTCCCGGACAGGGCGCGGTGAGCGCTTACGGTCAGGAGCTGCTGGACTACTGGTGTGCGACGCTGAAAGGAATACCGGACGAGATCGCGATCGCGCACGACCGCCCGCGTCCGGCGGTGCTCGCCCGCAACGGTGTGAGCGCGACCCGGGTGGTTCCCGCGACCACCTGGCAGGCGGCCAGGCAGTACGCCGAGGGCGCGGGCGTCACCGATTTCATGCTGTGCCAAGCGATGAGCGCCGTGACCTTGCACGCGCTCGGGGCCGGTGACGATCTGCCGATCGGCGCGGCGGTCGCCAACCGGCTCGACGAGCAGACCGACCAGATGATCGGCCTGTTCGCGAACATGGTCGTCCTGCGCAACGATCTGTCCGGTGACCCGACACCGCGCGCAGTGCTGGCCCGCGTCCGGGACGCCGCGCTGGACGCGATCACCCGGCAGGGGGTGCCGTTCGAGCGGCTGGTGGAGACGATCAACCCGCCGCGCACCCTGTCGCGCAACCCGTTGTTCCAGGTGGTGATGCATTTCCGGAACCGCCCGCAGGCGGTGGATTTCACGGCCGACGGCACCACGACGATGACCGGTATCGCCAAGCACTACGAAGTGTCGTTCATGGATATCCATTTCGACTACACAGTGGAGAGCAACGGTGACCTCACCACCCGTGTGGTGGTGAACACCGATCTCTACGAACCGGCCACCGGCGCGGTGTTCGCCGACGCACTCGCCGGGGTGGTCGAGGCTTTCGCCACCGCCCCGGACCGCTCGGTCGCGGACCTGCGCGTGGTGCCCGAGGATTGGGACACCGGCCAGGTGGTGATCCGGCACGGGGTGCCGGTCGCGCCCGTGGCGGCGGTCGGCGGTACCGGCGCGACCCTGCTCACCGATACCGAGCGAACCATCGCCACCCTGCTGGCCGAACTCCTCGAGATCGACGAGGTCGGGCGCGAGGACGGCTTCTTCGCCCTCGGCGGCGACAGCGTTATCGCGATTCAGCTCTCCGCCCGCGCGGGGGAGGCGGGATTGCCGCTCGCGCCGCAGTTGCTGTTCGAATACTTCACCATCGCAGATCTGGCCGCGGCGGTGGACGAGATCGTCGCGAATCCACCGGAGCCGGAAGAGGAGTCCGGTGCCGGGGCCGAGCAGCAGCATCTGGCCCCGATGGCCGCTTCGGGGCTCGATGCCGATGCCCTGAAGAATCTGCAGAGCGCCTGGTCCGCGCGGAACTGA
- a CDS encoding type Z 30S ribosomal protein S14, with amino-acid sequence MAKKALVNKANRKPKFAVRAYTRCQRCGRPHAVYRKFGLCRVCLREMAHRGELPGVHKSSW; translated from the coding sequence ATGGCTAAGAAAGCACTGGTCAACAAGGCCAACCGCAAGCCGAAGTTCGCCGTCCGCGCCTACACCCGCTGCCAGCGCTGCGGCCGGCCGCACGCGGTGTACCGCAAGTTCGGCCTGTGCCGTGTGTGCCTGCGCGAAATGGCGCACCGCGGCGAGCTGCCGGGCGTGCACAAGAGCTCCTGGTGA
- a CDS encoding SagB family peptide dehydrogenase, producing the protein MSTLVHERLRYALRTGVTCLTMPNGAVLLNPPHNKKLTGLPAASRDALKTLNRGPALLSQLATDPAGDVAVLLGQLAAEGWLAVTVVDGDRDLYTLDPFTTPRARPAGAAPAPGALSKFTILRRDTTGFVLEHPLSWCDLRIADPRIIAVLGGQDAAESGLAPEVLERLADDLHWGGFTANPVDERDRFTTRSWSAPDLWFHRRSTLGPRTITWEHFGPTKWAKDSFPQPDARKPAYPGTPVALPAPDLAALRTADPSLTTVLEDRHSCREYDDSAPITLDQLAELLYRTARTREVKPVGPGEELLSRPYPSGGGVYEIEVYPIVRTVDGLDAGMYHYNSFEHTLHRIAEPDSAEVRQLVRSTSATLVGGAEPQVVLLLAARAGRVMWTYEQVAYASILKHVGVLMQTVYLAGTAMGLGVCAQGFSDTAAFVAAAGVDELEECGVGSIIVGTPARS; encoded by the coding sequence TTGTCCACCCTCGTCCACGAGCGTCTCCGGTACGCCCTGCGCACCGGAGTCACCTGTCTGACCATGCCCAACGGGGCGGTACTGCTGAACCCGCCGCACAACAAGAAACTGACCGGCCTGCCTGCGGCGAGTCGCGACGCGCTGAAGACGCTGAACCGGGGCCCGGCACTGTTGTCGCAGCTCGCGACCGACCCGGCCGGCGATGTGGCCGTACTACTGGGCCAGCTCGCCGCCGAGGGCTGGCTGGCGGTCACCGTCGTCGACGGCGACCGCGACCTCTACACCCTCGACCCCTTCACCACGCCCCGGGCCCGGCCCGCGGGCGCGGCACCGGCGCCCGGCGCACTGTCGAAATTCACGATATTGCGCCGGGACACCACCGGTTTCGTGCTCGAACACCCGCTTTCCTGGTGTGATCTGCGGATCGCCGATCCGCGGATCATCGCCGTGCTCGGCGGGCAGGACGCGGCCGAATCGGGCCTCGCGCCCGAAGTCCTCGAACGGCTCGCCGACGACCTGCACTGGGGCGGGTTCACCGCGAACCCGGTCGACGAGCGGGACCGGTTCACGACCCGCAGCTGGAGCGCACCCGATCTGTGGTTCCACCGGCGCAGCACCCTGGGCCCCCGCACGATCACCTGGGAGCATTTCGGCCCCACGAAATGGGCCAAGGACAGCTTTCCGCAACCCGACGCCCGCAAGCCCGCGTATCCGGGCACACCTGTCGCGCTACCGGCGCCCGACCTCGCGGCCCTGCGGACAGCCGACCCCAGCCTGACCACGGTCCTGGAGGATCGCCACTCCTGCCGCGAATACGACGACAGCGCGCCGATCACCCTGGACCAGCTGGCCGAACTGCTGTATCGGACCGCCCGGACCCGGGAGGTGAAACCGGTCGGCCCCGGCGAGGAGCTGCTGTCGCGGCCCTACCCGTCGGGCGGCGGGGTCTACGAGATCGAGGTGTACCCGATCGTGCGCACGGTCGACGGGCTGGACGCCGGTATGTACCACTACAACTCGTTCGAGCACACCCTGCACCGGATCGCCGAGCCGGACTCCGCCGAAGTACGCCAACTCGTGCGATCCACCTCGGCGACACTGGTCGGCGGCGCCGAACCACAAGTGGTGCTCCTGCTGGCGGCCCGCGCGGGACGAGTGATGTGGACCTACGAGCAGGTCGCCTACGCGAGCATCCTCAAACATGTCGGGGTGCTGATGCAGACCGTGTATCTGGCGGGAACCGCGATGGGTCTCGGGGTCTGCGCCCAGGGTTTCAGCGATACGGCCGCGTTCGTGGCGGCCGCCGGGGTGGACGAACTCGAGGAATGTGGGGTCGGCAGCATCATCGTCGGCACGCCGGCCCGGAGCTGA
- the rplX gene encoding 50S ribosomal protein L24, whose product MKVHKGDTVLVVSGKDKGAKGKVIQAFPQQNRILVEGVNRIKKHVANSANLRGASSGGIVTQEAPIHVSNVMVVDSDGNPTRIGYRTDEETGKRVRISRKNGKDI is encoded by the coding sequence ATGAAGGTGCACAAGGGCGATACCGTGCTCGTCGTCTCGGGCAAGGACAAGGGCGCCAAGGGCAAGGTCATCCAGGCCTTCCCGCAGCAGAACCGGATCCTGGTCGAGGGCGTGAACCGGATCAAGAAACACGTCGCGAACTCCGCGAACCTGCGTGGCGCGTCCTCGGGTGGCATCGTTACCCAGGAAGCCCCCATCCACGTGTCCAACGTGATGGTCGTCGACTCGGACGGTAACCCGACCCGGATCGGCTACCGCACCGACGAAGAAACCGGCAAGCGGGTTCGGATCTCCCGTAAGAACGGGAAGGACATCTGA